The following are from one region of the Gammaproteobacteria bacterium genome:
- a CDS encoding GspH/FimT family pseudopilin, with amino-acid sequence MTVARSGGPGHPASCASSGFTLVELLTAIAVLAILLAIGIPSFRLYLLSSQRSAASTQLYGALAQARSEAIARNTAISVFPRSGGANLACGSSDQDWNNGWLVGASCDQDFIAVFDAVGAGVSVIPATDITQVVYRASGRTSGNVCFMIEPDSDKLQPREVSTQLSGRVSLRETDTPCTG; translated from the coding sequence ATGACTGTGGCGCGCTCTGGAGGCCCGGGGCATCCAGCTTCGTGTGCTTCATCCGGCTTCACGCTCGTAGAACTGCTCACCGCCATCGCGGTGCTGGCCATCCTGCTGGCGATCGGAATCCCCAGTTTCCGGCTGTATCTGCTGTCGTCCCAGCGTTCAGCGGCCTCGACTCAGCTGTACGGCGCGCTCGCCCAGGCACGCTCGGAGGCGATTGCGCGCAATACCGCGATTTCGGTATTCCCGCGAAGCGGGGGCGCGAATCTGGCCTGCGGCAGCAGCGATCAGGATTGGAACAACGGCTGGCTAGTAGGCGCGTCCTGCGATCAGGATTTCATCGCGGTATTCGACGCCGTCGGCGCCGGCGTCTCTGTCATCCCGGCGACCGACATCACCCAGGTGGTCTATCGCGCCTCGGGCCGGACCAGCGGCAACGTGTGCTTCATGATCGAGCCGGACAGCGACAAGCTCCAGCCGCGCGAAGTCAGCACGCAACTTTCGGGACGTGTCAGCCTGCGCGAGACCGACACGCCCTGCACCGGCTGA
- the ispH gene encoding 4-hydroxy-3-methylbut-2-enyl diphosphate reductase translates to MKILLANPRGFCAGVDRAIEIVERAIEQLGPPVYVRHEVVHNRFVVDRLRGLGAVFVEEVDEVPEGAICIFSAHGVSQAVRGDARKRGLTVFDATCPLVTKVHIEVAKYSREGREVVLIGHRGHPEVEGTMGQFDSTYGGAIFLVETVDDVQRLPVRKPDRLAYVTQTTLSMDDTARIIDALRARFPQVHGPRKDDICYATQNRQDAVKSLAQQCDLVLVVGSRNSSNSNRLRELAEQRGVPAHLIDGPDDINPEWTCGKQRIGVTAGASAPEVLVSEVVNRLRELGGELAEELKGREENVVFSLPRPLNRVAKER, encoded by the coding sequence ATGAAGATACTGCTCGCCAACCCCCGCGGTTTCTGCGCTGGCGTCGACCGCGCCATCGAAATCGTGGAACGGGCGATCGAACAACTCGGCCCGCCGGTCTACGTTCGCCACGAGGTGGTCCACAACCGCTTCGTGGTGGACCGGCTGCGCGGACTCGGTGCGGTGTTTGTCGAGGAAGTCGATGAAGTGCCGGAAGGCGCAATCTGCATCTTCTCGGCACACGGCGTGTCGCAGGCGGTGCGCGGCGACGCACGCAAACGCGGCCTGACGGTGTTCGACGCGACCTGTCCGCTGGTGACCAAAGTACACATCGAGGTCGCCAAGTATTCGCGTGAGGGGCGGGAGGTGGTGCTGATCGGCCATCGCGGCCACCCCGAGGTCGAAGGCACGATGGGCCAGTTCGACAGTACCTATGGTGGTGCGATCTTTCTGGTCGAAACCGTGGACGACGTGCAGCGGCTGCCGGTGCGCAAGCCGGACCGTCTGGCCTACGTCACCCAGACCACGCTGTCGATGGACGACACCGCGCGCATCATCGACGCGCTGCGCGCTCGTTTCCCACAGGTGCACGGACCGCGCAAGGACGATATCTGCTACGCCACCCAGAACCGCCAGGACGCCGTGAAGTCCCTGGCCCAGCAATGCGATCTGGTACTGGTGGTGGGTTCGCGCAACAGTTCCAATTCCAACCGCCTGCGCGAGCTCGCCGAACAGCGTGGGGTACCCGCGCATCTGATCGACGGTCCGGACGACATCAATCCCGAATGGACCTGCGGCAAGCAGCGCATCGGCGTCACGGCGGGTGCCTCCGCGCCCGAGGTCCTGGTCTCCGAGGTCGTGAACCGTCTGCGCGAATTGGGTGGCGAATTGGCCGAGGAGCTGAAGGGGCGCGAGGAAAACGTGGTGTTCTCGCTGCCACGGCCCTTGAACCGTGTGGCCAAGGAACGCTAA
- the lspA gene encoding signal peptidase II, giving the protein MEFRYKNVYWLWLSAAVILLDQITKQLIVRGLDWYESIPVIPFFNIVHMRNTGAAFSMFAEASPVVFIALGVAVSIGIMWWLRRNPRGQLLVAVALSLILGGALGNVIDRATRGHVVDFIDFYVGNWHFAAFNVADSAISVGAALLILDMVLDSFRQKRGKVRAGA; this is encoded by the coding sequence ATGGAATTTCGATACAAGAATGTGTACTGGCTGTGGCTCTCGGCTGCGGTCATCCTGCTGGATCAGATCACCAAGCAGTTGATCGTGCGCGGGCTGGACTGGTACGAGTCGATTCCCGTGATTCCGTTCTTCAACATCGTGCACATGCGCAATACCGGCGCGGCGTTCTCGATGTTCGCCGAGGCCTCGCCGGTCGTGTTCATCGCGCTGGGCGTGGCGGTGTCGATCGGCATCATGTGGTGGCTGCGGCGTAATCCGCGCGGGCAGCTGCTGGTGGCGGTCGCGCTGTCGCTGATACTCGGCGGTGCGCTCGGCAACGTCATCGACCGCGCCACGCGTGGGCACGTGGTCGATTTCATCGATTTCTACGTCGGCAACTGGCACTTCGCGGCTTTCAATGTTGCCGACTCCGCAATCAGCGTGGGTGCCGCCCTGCTGATTCTGGACATGGTGCTGGATAGCTTCCGGCAGAAGCGCGGCAAGGTCCGCGCAGGAGCCTGA
- the ileS gene encoding isoleucine--tRNA ligase — protein sequence MQANLAKREPAWIAACESEKLYERIEAETRDRPVFRFVDGPPYANGDIHIGHAVNKVLKDMILKSVRLDGYRAPFTPGWDCHGLPIELQVEKKHGKVGVKLDAAAFRAHCREYAGQQIDRQREDFKRLGIFADWDRPYLTMQPAFEAEQLRVLGRIVERGHVVRGFKPVHWCLDCASSLAEAEVEYQDKQSFAVDVRFATTDAAELSRRFGVDGEAPASYVIWTTTPWTLPANQAITVHPELEYGLVEIDGEHLVLATGLVEAYAARVGATEARVLATIKGAALEGARAQHPFAGRTVPLILGEHVTLDAGTGLVHTAPAHGVEDYGVGREYGLPVDNPVQGNGVFVDGTPLVGGQHVRKVDELILDALSAQGALAHKATITHSYPHCWRHKSPLIFRATPQWFVSMDAAGLRKDAISEIEKTRWLPAWGENRIREMVAGRPDWCISRQRYWGVPLAVFVHRQKQELHPETSALLMKVAERVQAEGLEAWFGSSVEDWLGAEAADYEKCPDTLDVWFDSGAVHQCSFKSVDPEALDADGLAPQADLYLEGSDQHRGWFQSSLLTSVAMRGRAPYREVLTHGFTVDAQGRKMSKSLGNVVAPQTVLKTLGADVLRLWVAASDYSGEIAVSDDLLKRIADAYRRIRNTARFLLGNLHDFDPAGDAVPVDRMLAIDAHALAQAAALQAQISKAYQTREFHQVYQRLHNYCVVDLGGLYLDVLKDRLYTLPQASEARRSAQTAMFHISEALVRWIAPILSFTADEIWQLLPGERTASIFTQTWHAFPVTTPQAAIDWKRLVLVRDAVKKELEDARQRGEIGGSLDATVRLHATGVLREALSGVAAELRFWLITSDAELVAEPLEDAIKLDNGELLGISIGRSESEKCQRCWHRRPDVGQHAAHPALCGRCIDNVDGVGETRRWV from the coding sequence ATGCAGGCCAATCTGGCCAAACGCGAGCCGGCCTGGATTGCGGCCTGTGAATCCGAAAAGCTCTACGAGCGGATCGAGGCTGAGACCCGCGATCGCCCGGTATTTCGCTTTGTCGACGGCCCGCCGTACGCGAATGGCGATATTCACATCGGCCATGCCGTGAACAAGGTGCTCAAGGACATGATCCTCAAGTCCGTGCGCCTGGACGGCTATCGCGCGCCGTTCACGCCGGGCTGGGACTGCCACGGTCTGCCGATCGAACTGCAGGTCGAGAAGAAGCACGGCAAGGTCGGCGTCAAACTGGATGCGGCCGCGTTCCGCGCGCATTGTCGCGAATACGCCGGGCAGCAGATCGACCGCCAGCGCGAGGACTTCAAACGGCTGGGAATTTTCGCCGACTGGGATCGTCCTTACCTGACGATGCAGCCGGCCTTCGAGGCGGAGCAGCTGCGGGTGCTGGGTCGTATCGTCGAGCGCGGTCATGTCGTGCGCGGCTTCAAGCCGGTGCACTGGTGCCTGGATTGCGCCTCCTCACTCGCCGAGGCCGAGGTCGAATATCAGGACAAGCAGTCTTTTGCCGTCGACGTGCGGTTCGCGACCACGGATGCGGCCGAGTTGAGCCGCCGCTTTGGAGTCGATGGCGAGGCCCCGGCCTCGTACGTGATCTGGACGACCACGCCGTGGACGCTGCCGGCGAATCAGGCCATCACGGTTCATCCTGAACTGGAGTACGGGCTCGTTGAGATCGACGGCGAACACCTCGTACTGGCGACCGGTCTGGTCGAGGCCTATGCCGCGCGCGTGGGTGCCACCGAAGCGCGGGTGCTCGCCACGATCAAGGGCGCGGCGCTGGAAGGCGCGCGCGCGCAGCATCCGTTTGCCGGGCGCACGGTGCCGCTGATACTCGGCGAGCATGTGACGCTGGATGCCGGCACCGGCCTGGTCCATACCGCGCCGGCGCACGGCGTGGAGGATTACGGCGTGGGCCGCGAATACGGCCTGCCGGTCGACAATCCGGTGCAGGGCAATGGTGTGTTCGTCGACGGCACGCCGCTGGTCGGCGGCCAGCACGTGCGCAAGGTGGACGAGTTGATCCTCGACGCGCTGTCGGCTCAAGGTGCCTTGGCCCACAAGGCCACGATCACGCACAGTTACCCGCATTGTTGGCGTCACAAGTCGCCGCTGATCTTCCGTGCCACGCCGCAGTGGTTCGTATCGATGGACGCGGCCGGGCTGCGCAAGGACGCGATCAGCGAGATCGAAAAGACCCGATGGCTTCCGGCCTGGGGCGAAAATCGCATCCGCGAGATGGTGGCGGGGCGCCCCGACTGGTGCATTTCGCGTCAGCGCTACTGGGGCGTGCCACTGGCGGTGTTCGTGCACCGGCAGAAGCAGGAACTGCACCCCGAAACCTCGGCGCTGCTGATGAAAGTGGCGGAACGTGTGCAAGCCGAGGGACTCGAGGCCTGGTTTGGCTCGTCCGTTGAAGACTGGCTCGGCGCGGAAGCGGCGGACTACGAGAAGTGCCCGGACACGCTGGATGTCTGGTTCGACTCCGGTGCCGTGCATCAGTGTTCATTCAAATCGGTCGATCCCGAAGCGCTGGACGCGGACGGGCTGGCGCCGCAGGCGGACCTGTACCTGGAAGGCTCGGACCAGCACCGCGGTTGGTTTCAGTCCTCGCTGCTGACCTCGGTGGCGATGCGCGGCCGGGCGCCGTATCGCGAGGTGCTGACGCACGGCTTCACGGTCGACGCGCAGGGACGCAAGATGTCCAAGTCGCTCGGCAATGTGGTCGCGCCGCAGACCGTGCTCAAGACCCTGGGTGCCGATGTCTTGCGCCTGTGGGTGGCGGCCAGCGACTACTCGGGCGAGATTGCGGTCTCCGACGATCTGCTCAAGCGCATCGCCGATGCCTATCGACGCATCCGCAACACCGCGCGCTTTCTGCTCGGCAATCTGCATGACTTCGATCCGGCCGGTGATGCCGTGCCGGTGGATCGGATGCTGGCGATCGATGCGCATGCGCTGGCTCAGGCCGCGGCACTGCAGGCGCAGATCAGCAAGGCGTATCAGACCCGCGAGTTCCATCAGGTGTACCAGCGTCTGCATAACTACTGTGTGGTGGACTTGGGCGGCCTGTATCTGGACGTGCTCAAGGACCGGCTCTACACCCTGCCGCAGGCCAGCGAAGCGCGTCGGTCCGCGCAGACCGCGATGTTCCACATCAGTGAGGCGCTGGTGCGCTGGATCGCGCCGATCCTGTCGTTCACGGCCGATGAGATCTGGCAACTGCTGCCCGGTGAGCGTACGGCCAGCATCTTCACCCAGACTTGGCATGCGTTTCCGGTGACCACACCGCAAGCTGCGATCGACTGGAAGCGCCTGGTTCTGGTGCGCGATGCGGTCAAGAAGGAACTCGAGGATGCGCGCCAGCGCGGTGAGATTGGCGGATCGCTGGACGCCACGGTGCGGCTGCATGCCACGGGCGTGCTTCGGGAAGCGCTGAGCGGCGTCGCCGCCGAACTGCGCTTCTGGCTGATCACGTCGGATGCGGAGCTGGTTGCCGAGCCGCTGGAGGATGCGATCAAGCTCGACAATGGCGAACTGCTGGGCATCAGCATTGGCCGTAGCGAGTCCGAGAAGTGCCAGCGTTGCTGGCATCGCCGGCCCGATGTCGGCCAGCATGCGGCGCATCCGGCGCTGTGCGGGCGTTGTATCGACAACGTGGACGGCGTCGGCGAGACGCGGCGCTGGGTCTGA